A portion of the Edaphobacter lichenicola genome contains these proteins:
- a CDS encoding O-acetylhomoserine aminocarboxypropyltransferase/cysteine synthase family protein translates to MHFNAGTAHTCAGQKRIKMKRDTIAIHGGYEVDPTTKAVAVPIYQTVSYAFDSADHAAALFNLEAEGYRYTRIGNPTTAVLERRVAALEGGLDALCVSSGQAAVNYAVLNVTQLGSNIVSVPQLYGTTHTLFAHILPSQGVTVRFAETDHPQALEKLIDDKTSAIFCESVGNPAGNICDIRALADLAHKHGIPLIVDNTVASPILLRPIEHGADIVLHSLTKFLGGHGTTLGGAIIDSGNFSWKEHASRFPMFNQPDVSYHGMVYTEHFGKGAYLGRCRSFYQRTTGAVLAPLSSFLLLQGIETVALRIERHVQNGRKVAEFLKNDARVKWVNYAGFPESPYHAMAQKYMNGQACSLMTVGIGGGYEAAIKFHDSLKLFTRLVNLGDAKSLACHPASTTHRQMSDEAKRHAGVLPEMIRLSVGIEHIDDIIADLDQALSASTR, encoded by the coding sequence ATGCACTTCAACGCAGGAACTGCTCATACCTGCGCAGGCCAGAAACGGATAAAAATGAAACGGGACACGATTGCTATCCATGGCGGCTACGAAGTTGATCCGACAACCAAAGCTGTAGCTGTACCGATTTATCAAACCGTCTCCTACGCATTTGATAGCGCCGATCATGCCGCGGCATTATTCAACCTCGAAGCTGAAGGTTATCGCTATACCCGCATAGGAAACCCAACGACAGCAGTATTAGAACGAAGAGTCGCAGCGCTCGAGGGAGGGCTGGACGCTCTCTGTGTCAGCAGCGGACAAGCAGCCGTCAACTATGCTGTCCTCAACGTCACCCAGCTTGGAAGCAACATCGTCTCTGTCCCACAGCTCTACGGCACCACGCACACACTATTCGCTCACATACTGCCGAGCCAGGGTGTAACTGTACGCTTCGCAGAAACAGACCACCCTCAAGCGTTAGAGAAGCTGATCGACGATAAAACATCTGCAATTTTTTGTGAAAGTGTTGGCAACCCCGCCGGAAACATCTGCGATATTAGGGCCCTCGCTGATCTCGCTCACAAACACGGAATACCACTTATCGTCGACAATACGGTTGCTTCACCAATCCTTCTGAGGCCTATCGAGCACGGAGCCGACATAGTTCTGCACTCTCTCACAAAATTCTTGGGGGGACACGGCACAACACTCGGCGGAGCGATCATCGATAGTGGAAATTTTTCATGGAAAGAGCACGCTTCGCGATTCCCAATGTTCAACCAACCGGACGTCTCATACCATGGCATGGTCTACACCGAGCACTTCGGGAAAGGCGCGTATTTAGGAAGGTGCCGCAGCTTCTATCAACGTACGACTGGAGCTGTTCTAGCGCCCCTAAGCTCTTTTCTGCTGCTGCAAGGCATCGAAACGGTGGCACTGCGAATTGAGCGTCATGTACAAAACGGTAGAAAAGTAGCCGAATTCCTAAAAAACGACGCAAGAGTTAAGTGGGTGAACTACGCTGGATTCCCAGAGAGTCCCTATCATGCAATGGCTCAAAAATATATGAATGGGCAAGCCTGCTCGCTGATGACAGTCGGAATCGGTGGAGGCTACGAAGCTGCGATTAAATTTCATGACTCGCTGAAGCTTTTTACTCGACTTGTCAATTTAGGTGACGCAAAATCCCTAGCCTGCCACCCAGCTTCGACGACCCATCGACAGATGTCAGACGAAGCAAAGCGCCATGCAGGAGTTCTGCCAGAGATGATTCGCCTCAGCGTTGGAATCGAACATATTGACGACATCATTGCAGATTTAGATCAAGCACTCAGCGCATCAACGCGCTGA